The DNA sequence CACACATACTATTCTAGCCTTCTAGCCGAAGGTGAGAAGTAGTGCGGCTGCGCGAAAACACGAGTATACAATGACGtcggaaaaaaaattccatgggattatgtatttatcacatgaagattcttctttgctttcttttgacttagatggatcaaaattgtgGTAACAAAGTGCAAGAATTTTGTCGCGATTAGTGTTTTAGTTCCgcagattactttcatttaatgagtaaagtggtccgtcacccaggagataccttcattcataaatcccatcaagttgaaattttgatacatcgaatggtatctccaacaatcagacatacggatttgGTCACgcgaacgtgtcaatcattgttttGCGCTGTGCCGATGTAAAGacaagtcggccatcggcggacatggctttcaccgtgctagccACGGATAGCCATAGTTTTCAGAgctatttagaatatttacaaatatatttatgaataaatgcaacgacacgatcaaaacaataattctcattctcagagatgacTTTCGATTACGCTTACAACCTTGGTAAGCatgaaagattccgttcgatgacacaaaGTATCGCATTCAAGTTTGTGAATCATAATCTCTGTTACGGCCAAAATTCTCTGTTCACTATTTGGAGTTATAGAGATTACAGATTCCAATTGATATCAGCGTAGAGTGTGTTGACCCATAACACGTTTTCAAGACTGAGTTCATTGATACAATCAGTGTTTACCTTTCTATTACACAACGCGATGCATAGAAAGACACTACCTGGCCTAACAGCCATTAGTGTGGGAAACGCCTTCTTGAAAGGTTTAAGTCAAGGAGATCAGAGCACATTTTTCCTCGCCAGAATTGCTTGTAAAGACGTTTTTGCAGAACAGATTTCAGCCTGTTCAGTGCTACAGTTGTCTATGGACCCACAAAATATCCGGTAGGTTTCTATCTTATCGCATATTGAGTTAACAGCAGAATGGGTTTTCCAAGGAACTCTGCTGGCCTTGTGCATTCAAGGGCGTCGCCCCTGCAAGGCAAATCTATATGGACAATGACCAAGGACAAAGAACACTCGTACGGACATTGATTGAGTCAATTCATGTTTGATCTAAGACTTATTAGTTTAGTTGCTTCAGTGATTGTATTTTCATGCAACTTTGATTTAGTTATAATTGTTGCAAAGCAGTTAAGTTGTTCATGCTCTGTAAGTCAAGGCTgcttatgcaaatgagatcttGTAAACTGAGGTAAGCGTTCATTCACTGTTAGAGGGCGCTTAATGAGGCAGGCTCTATGATTTGACCCactgatttgacctttgacccctgggTCATTACAGAGTATGAATTTTAGCTTAGTAACGGAATATCATTCATAGATGCACAGTAGTCgcagacaaattattttgagtcTTAAAGGATTTGTTTGCGTGCTACATTTCTCATTAACGGATATTACATCAGACTTGTGATATTCACCTAAGTCAAACCATGGAACACGAAGAACAGAAATCAAAGGCTTCGTCACCTGAAAAGGAATCGCAAGAACCCAGGCGTAGCGACCGTGTCAGAACACTGTCCGAAAAGGGACTTGAATATGTGTTAGCTACTAAAGCTAGCCTcttagagaaaacagtgagttcactaACCCAAAAGTCCAGGGAAATACAAGCGCTCATCACTGATAAGGCAGACTTATTCTCAATCAAACTGAAGTTTGAAGTGTGGAAAGAGCTGCATCAAGGCTTTGTACACACCGGCTATGAATAAGAAGAATTACTCCCAAAGGATCAGGTGCCAGACGAACACCTTCGTTCGCTGGCCAatgtcaaaaacatttttggGACCTTCCGTAAAGACACTGGTGCATGGTTGAGCGAACATGAAGCGAACCCAACACCAATTCATTCACAAGAGGATGTAAGACCAGACTTGCTGACTTGAGAGACGCTATATAGCGTCTCTCAAGTCAGCATACCCAAACCGTCCGTAGTTGACAGACTGAGTGGAGTTAGTCACCATACGAGCCACAGTGCACTCTCAGCTGCCAAACTGGCAGACGAAAGGGAAAAGGCTGAACTGTTGGCAATGTCAGCCAAGCTCAAGAAGAAGCAAGAAATTGAGCGTGCTAAGTATAAGCTTCAACTCCAAGAAGAGCGGCAGAGGTGAGAAATGGAGCCTGCCATGGCAAGACACGAGCTTCGACTCAAGGAGGagcaacatgaacttgacacgAAGATTGCCGTAGCCAATGCCAGAGCTAGATCCCTAAATAAGTTTTTGGGTGACAAATTCGAGGACGATATCGCCATCAATATTAAGACTGAACCACTGGAGGACAAGTCCATTGTGTCCAGAACAAAACCACGGAAGACCACAACACCAGCACAAGTGTATAAGAAGAAAACTCCTACAATAGAAAGGGATAATCACAGCGAGGCGGATGATTTAGAAAAGGCAGTCAGCGTGGCAGCTTCCAGAATCTCCGTCAGAAGCAGTGGCAGTAACATGAGTGAGACGACACGTGACTCTGCACAGTGGGCGATGATCAGagcaataaagaaaatgttcacAGTGATAAAGAAGTTTGATAGCAACATCATGGAGTACAGATCATTCATAGACAACTTTGAAACCAAACTTGTACCAACTGCCCTACATGACAAAGACAAACTTACTGTGCTGAGACAGTTCACTGAAGGTACAGCCCATGAAATAGTCCAAGGGTATGCAGGTATAGACGTAAGTGAAGCATATCAAGGTGCCATGGAGGAGCTGGAAGAGCGTTATGGTGATCCGAACAAAATAGCCAATGCCTACCTGAGGAAGATTTTAGACTGGCTCCAATCAAGCCAGACAAGGTCGCCATCTTCCTGAATCGATGTAAGACAGCAACCTGATGTGTTGACGGACTGGAAGTACTAGAgcattcagaaaatatgaagCGGATTGTCAAGAAGCTTTCTTACTTTATGCAGGATTCTTGGAGTAAGCGCACGGCAAAGATACGACAAGCCAAAAAGAAAGTAAGATTTGAAGACCTTGTCGACCTGGTAAAGTCTGAGGCTACTAGATTGTCATGCCCAGACTACAGCAGACAGGCCATGGATAGTCTCGACAACCCggtgaaaaagaagaaaaccaCAGAGAAAGTGGAACTATCTTTTGCCACCAGTGTCACCAGCACCAGTAAGAAGACCAACCAAGGGAGCAAGAAGAGCAGCACTTCAAACTCCAAACCACACAAAGCTCAACAGAAACCATGCCTGCACTGCCAAGATAGCGATCATTCTTTCGATAGTTGCGAACGATTGATTGCAGCCAGTCAAGAAGATACTGTTAACTTCCTGAGAAACCAAGGTGTATGTTTTAGCTGTCTAAAGCCCGGTCATTGGAGTAAGCAATGCAAGCAGAAAGCTAAATGCTCCAAATGCCAAGGAAAACACCCAACAGTGCTACATCAGGATCGTCTACCAACTGCTAATAAGGATGATGATGATTCCAAGACGCCAATACAGACAGAGAGCACCACAGTAAACTGCCTCACCACAGATGTAGAAGAAATACAGCCCTGTATGGGGACCAGTGCTCAAGATGATGATGACAGCAACAGGAACAAGAACCGCAAGATCCTGCTGACTGTTATCCCAGTTAAGGCGAAGCTGAAGGGCTCAAAAAGAATGGTACAGACCTATGCCTTTCTAGACTCAGGCAGAGCTGCATCATCTGCACAGAAACGTTACAAAGACAGCTTAGAGCCTTGGGTAGAAATACAAGGTTGACAGTAGACACCACAATAGGCAGAGGCACCCTTGCCTGCGAGACGGTCACAGGCATAGAAGTGTACGACCTTGACTGCTCAGAGCCACCAGTAGAGCTTGAAACAGTGTACACTAAACCAACGATAGGCATCTTTGAAGACTTCATTCCCCGCCAAGAAGACATCATGAGATTGCCACATCTGAAGAACATAAAACTTCCAAGAATAGATGCCGAAATAGGACTGATGTTAGGCACTGGTGAAATAGAAGTGTTCACCCCTGTGGAGACGATACGCGGTCTGCGTAAAATGCCCCATGCATGCAAAACACAAATAGGATGGATCCCCTGGCACGTATCCAGATATTGCAACACGGGACAACAGATCCATCCTCCAAGCTTCAGAACAGAAATTATTGCTGTAGAAGACATAGAGGATATGAATAAAGTAGACAGGTTGGTGCGGCATTCCATTGACCTTGACTTTCCTTAGCGCATGATAGACGACAAAAGGGAGCACTCCCAAGAAGACAAGAAGTTCACACAGAAAGTGAGCGAAACCATTGAGCTAGTAGATGGACACTACAAAATGGGACTTCCATTCAAAACCGAGAGAGTTCGACTACCCAACAACCAGCAGTATGCCTTACAAGGCTTCAAAGGCCTTGAACGAAAGCTCAGAAACAACCCAAAGTTTCATGCCGATTACCAGAAGTTCATGGCAGACATACTTGAGAAGGGGTATGCAGTACAAGTCCCAAATCACGAATTAGACCGAGACGACGGAAGAGTATGGTATATACCTCACCATGGAGTATATCACCCAAAGATACCAGAGAAGATCCGTGTTGTCTTTGACTGTTCTGCGAAGTTCCAAGGGGTGTCGTTGAACGGCCTACTATTACAAGGGCCGGATCTGACAAATAATCTACTGGGAGTGTTACTACGATTTCGACAAGAACCAATCGCTTTAATGGCAGATATAGAGGCTATGTTTCACCAAGTAAAAGTTAAAGAGGAGGACAGCGACTGTCTACGCTTTTATTAGTGGCCAGATGGAAACATAGAAAGCCCTCCAAGAGTCCTCAAGATGAATGTTCACTTGTTCGGTGCAGTATCATCCCCGAGCTGCGCGAACACAGCACTGCACAAGATGGCCGATGACAACAGCCAACTATTCGACAACGAAGTTGTGGATACAATAAAGAGAGACTTCTACGTAGATGACTGCCTCAAGTCAGTGGAGAACGTTAAGAAGGCAATTAAGTTGACACAAGATCTGACTGCTGCTTGCAAAAGGGGCGGTTTCTGTCTAACGAAGTGGGTGAGCAACAGCCGTGAAGTATTAGAAGCCATACTGAAAGAGGAAAGAGCTAAAGAAATCAAAGATTTGAAGCTGGAATACGACTGCCTACCAGTAGAGCGTGCCCTAGGTACTTCATGGTCGGTCTAGTCAGACACAGTAGGATTCCAGATCAACATTGAAAACCGGCTTGCAACAAGAAGAGGCATACTATCAATTATCAGCTCAGTGTACGATCCCATTGGACTTGCAGCCCCATTCATCCTACCTGCAAGAATACTACTCCAAGATTGTGTCGTAGAGGTATTGATTGGGATGCAAAGATCAGATACGACGACCAGAAGAAATGGCAAAGGTGGCTATAAGATCTTCCAAAACTAGAGAATGTTTTAGCCCAAAGGTGCTACAAACCAGAGGACTTCGGAGAAGTCAAGGTATGTGAGATACATCATTTTTCTGACGCCAGTGAATACGGATATGGTGTCGCATCGTATATTAGATTCATAAACGAAGAAAATAACAATCCCTTGCCTGGAGCTAACAGCAGCTACAGTTGCCGTGAGAATGAACAGAATGTTAGAGAAGGAACTCGACATTAAGAACGACAAAGTATACTTCTGGACAGACAGCACTTCAGTGATTAAGTACTGTGCCAATGAAACCTCCAGGTTTCACACCTTCGTAGATAACCGAATCAATATTATACGTGAAGGATCAGATCGTAAACAATGGAAGTACGTTGATACCAAATCCAACCCAGCTGATGATGCATCTAGGGGACTGACTGTAGACAAGTTCCTGCAAAACAAAAGATGGCTGCAGGGACCAGATTTCCTGTGGAAACCAGAAAGTGAATGGCCAACACAAGAAGGCATTTCCAGGGCGCTAAGTAACAAAGACCCAGAAGTTAAGCGGGAAATATCCGTGTACAGTACCGTATTAGTAGAGCAAGAGTTTGCAGTAGAGAAGATCCTGCTACGCTATTCCAGTCTGACAAAGCTAAAGAAGGTGGTTGGATGGTTCCTGCTAGCGAAGAAAAATCTTCAAGATCGTCGCCGCAAGGAACGCGAAGAAGGCACCAACGAAGATATTACTGAGAAGAGTTGTGAAAAACAAATTCCACCTCTTACACTAGAGAAACTGCAAGGGGTGGAAGATGCAATCATGCAATAGTGCAACGAAAGCATTTCCCAAATGAAATGGCACTCCTACAGAGAAAGGAACAAGTCAGGAGATGCAGCCCATTATATAAGCTAGACCCAATCTTGGATAAGGGAAGTTGGCGGACGTTCTGAACGTGCCTCAGTATCACCGAACAGCAAACACCCGACAGTGCTACCTAAAGACTCACCAGTGTCAGAAATCATCCTCCAAGAAATCCAAAAAGAAGTCGGACACCTTGGAAGGAACTCGATGCTGGCAAAGCTAAGAGAAAAATATTGGATTCTACGTGCACCTACAGCAATCCGCAATCTCATAACCAGATGTGTGATCTGTAGGAGATATAGAGCGAAAGTTTGTGAGCAGAAGATGTCAGACCTACCCAAGGACCACATTACCCCCGAAGAACCACCTTTCACGCGCACAGGTGTAGATTACTTCGGACCAATGGAGGTCAAACGTGGTCGCATCACTGTGAAAAGGTGTGGAGAGATCTTCACATGCATGGCGATTCGTGGGGTACACCTAGAGGTAGCCTGCTCATTAGACACAGATTCGTGCATCAACGCCATCAGAAGATTTATAGCACAAAGAGGACAAGTTAGGTCCATCAGATCAGACAATGGGACTTACTTCATCGCAGCCAACAAAGAGCTGAAGGAGAGTATAAGGAAATGGAACCAAGAGAAGATAGCTGAGACGCTCCATCAACAAGACATCAAATGGGAATTCAACCCCCCTGCAGGTTCCCATTTCAGAGGAGTATGGGAGCGTCACATCAGAACCGTAAGGAAAATAatctttttcttgttcaaaGAACAACCACTTCATATGACAGACGAAGCACTCCAAACACTGTTCTGTGAAGTAGAAGCCATAATAAACAGCCGACCAATCACCAGGCTGTCAGAAGATCCGAACAATCTAGAGGCATTAACATCCAATCATTTGTTGATGCTGAAGCCAAAACATGCCCTGCCACCCGGCTTGTTTCAGAAGAATGACAACTACGTACGCCATCGATGGAGACAAGTGCAGTACCTGGCGGATATATTCTGGAAGAGATGGGTAAAGGAATATCTCCCATTGCTACAAGAGAGACAGAAGTGGCTCGAGATCAGAAGAAACCTCAACGTTGGAGACGTGGTGTTGGTCGTTGACAACACAGCGCCAAGGAACTCCTGGTCTATGGGCAGAATCACTGAAGTGATGCAAGATAAGAAGGGACTCGTCAGGTTTGCAGAAGTCAAAACCAGAACGACAACTCTACGGCGCCCAGTGGATAAACTGTGTGTGCTCCTTGAGGCCGATGCCGTCGACGATTCATCTGAAGGACACAACAACAGCTAAGAGCTTTAACcttctttattagcaatatatgaaCAGTATATTATTCGCATTTATTTAGTTAGATTTGAATTTTGACCATTTAAGCATACTGAATTTATAATTGTTCTGAATACCATCTACACAATTAGGGGACCAGAATGTTACGGCCAAAATTCTCTGTTCACTTTTTGAGGTTAGAGATTACAGATTCCAATTGATATCAGCGTAGAGTGTGTTGACCCATTGCACGTTTTCAAGACTGAGTTCATTGATACAATCAGTGTTTACCTTTCTATTACACAACGCGATGCATAGAAAGACACTACCTGGCCTAACAGCCATTAGTGTGGGAAACGCCTTCTTGAAAGATTTAAGTCAAGGAGATTAGAGCACATTTTTCCTCGCCAGAATTGCTTGTAAAGACGTTTTTGCGGAACAGATTTCAGCCTGTTCAGTGCTACAAATGTCTATGGACCCACAAAATATCCGGTAAATTTCTATCTTATTGCATATTGAGTTAACAGCAGAATGGGTTTTCCAAGGAACTCTGCTGGCCTTGTGCATACAAGGGCGTCGCCCCTGCAAGGCAAATCTATACGGACAATGACCAAGGACAAAGAACACTTGTACGGACATTGATTGAGTCAATTCATGTTTGATCTAAGACTTATTAGTTTAGTTGCTTCAGTGATTGTATTTTCATGTAACTTTGATTTAGTTATAATTGTTGCAAAGCAGTTAAATTGTTCATACTCTGAAAGTCAAGGCTgcttatgcaaatgagatcttGTAAACAAAAGTAAGCGACCAGTCACCGTTAGAGGGCGCTTAATGAGCCAGGTCCTATGACTTGACCCactgatttgacctttgacccctgggTCATTACAGAGTATGAATTTTAGCTTAGttcttattttttctgtaattttctgatttatttcagttaatcGTTCCATTAGGTTTTTATACGTTCTCTGGAAGACTTGCTTATATTCGAATAAGCCACGTGATATTTTGATCGGATATTTGCTTCGTCTTATTTATGGAGGAACGCATTACTGAATATCATTCATAGATGACAATTGCACAGTAGTCgcagacaaattattttgagtcTTAAAGGATTTGTTTGCACGCTACAATCTtggtcgtcaatgtttttgactttgatgtttgcagtgacacatatatcgcccgtagatacatccttattttgttacttgacggaaactctatTCTGTTTTGAgggttgtctgagtcaactttcgaaatacgtCGGATTCTACACACAGCCCTGTACAGCTCGACAGCTcatgtcttcactacagccttacgctgcaggtttgattccgagcgagaactTACGGAactttttgtgtgatgaaggaaagttatcgttgttagtcgaatgactttatgcttctGCCTCGTGTGTCGCTCTTTCAAAGAttttttattcagttgaacttacatTCACGTGTAGATTtagggtttatcgccaaccgggatcgctaggtacgacgtccacattgagccttacgactccGACGACTAGCGTGGCGATGTTActgttactgagccattaaaaataaaaagatcGACGGTATcgccattcgattctcgggaataGCTAtagtactcgaaatttcgttggacatgccttttATGATTCTATGTcaggatttatcgggtcacctttttgtaaaaatgtcaaatcGGTCTATATCGGTACCTGAATGATATGTGAACGGTGccatgcaggaaaaaagttctggtcgatgacgtacaacaggagtcatatggatttcttatctgtgctggtttACGTTACACAGGTgaagatacgggccagttcatgtgataaataggAGGCACCGTGGCCAAGTAGTTAGGGTAACGGACTAACTATCAGAGGGTGGTTAGTttgagacccggttcaagacccaGTAGGTCCCAataggtccagagtaacggactcactgtcaggATGCGGAGTTCGAGtctctagcacggtgttgtgcccttgagcatgGCACTTTACTCCATtgggggttagtgggttatgcaTACCTTATcatgtaattgggctaacgcctgtttgatgatggactgataatatatatatatatatatatatatatatatatatatatatatatatatatatatatatatatatatattatcacatacataggcAATATGATGTCATACTATAGCTATACGGTTTACAGGACGTCCTGAAGTAGGGTATATGGTCGGCACTTTTTCTGCTAAAGATACTAAAGCTGTTTGTAAGCATTTTCGTTGAGATGtaaattactgaaaattgctGCAAAGGTAATATATAGCGAAAACGTCAAAGCATTTTATAACGATGATTGTGAAAGTTTCTCTATTTTTTTCAACTTAGGAAAACAAGTAAGTTAACTGTTGTCACAAGCCGTAAAAAGCTTAGTCATCGCTCAAAAATCGACATATTTTTCACCGAACAAGAGTCCAATATATATTGAGAATATTATGCATCAGAATCGACACATCACCCTGTAGGTGACGGGTTAAATTCTTAGCATCTGTAGACTCTACGGTAGGCTGTACTAAAGCGAGAATATTTACTGTAGCTCCGTACGGCAAACGCTCCTTTTTGTAGCTTGAGCCACTTTGTCGAAAGCTCGATTGGAGCCGCTGCCACAATGaagtgttttcataagacaaAAGTAAAAAGCGAGATCGAATGAACGTTACAgggcaaatgttaaaagtttcttgTTGCGCTTTGTTTATTgtaattgttttttattttagtttcattcataattACGACGAACGATGATACACTTTTCCTCTCAATTTCAAACAGCGTCCCAGGCGCTGAGAATATGTGCGAACGTAGCTCTTTATACGGCATCGTACTCCTCCGGCCCTCGCCGGTTTCGAGCAATTTAATATTCCTAGGTGCAGAGTGGTTGCATAAATGGTCAACAAGAGCGATAAGTTACAGTTCAATGGtacttttatttatatattacaaCCGAAGTCAGAATCTGACACGATTTTTTTGATAGAAGTAAAAATGACGACCGCAACATTGTGCAGTGTGTTCCAAAGTTTGTATAGATAAACAACGTTTAAGCGCCGCTATTAACAGCAAAAAAGGCTTGATTTCGatgcatgttttacattatcACTTTACCTTTAAACAAAATAATGTATGTGAAGATACTATATCATCCTCCTCTCCCTTGTCCTCGATGATAACGGCTATATCTATTCAAGCTTTGCGCGGAAAATCCGACAGCGAAAGACTACTCTGACGCATCAAGAAGAACGTGCGTCCGAATGTGAACGGAGTCACCTGACACCGAACAACTTAACCCACCACGCTGACAtacagtgaattgctttgaagcattggcattagatgagctagacatattgtctaaatcgaggtgttgccaacattGTCGGGTGCAATCAACAGCTAAacggtaacatgagtcgatcataaaaaatgaactccgcaaaagttgaaacattgtctagcaggaggtcagacgcaatctaaacaacaacaacaccaccACATCATACACTGTCAaagtcttatcacttgctttcaggtgtagttgcTTTTGACTACACCTGACCTGCtgtaagacaatgtttcaactttggcagagttgatttcacTGTGATCGACTTGAATTGCTGCTCAGCTAATAATCACATCTGACAGTGTTTGCAACACCttaatttagacaatatgtctgtTTCGAATACTTCcgatgcttcaaagcaaaccactgtaatgaAGGcccaagtgatttttttaaataaaaaagtgggtctatgcatgtgataaatatataatctctAAGTATTCTCACTCATGTGACATCGTCGAACACTCGCGTTTCCCCAAAACATAGCTGTATCCCTTCGAGCCGGATACTGCCGTCATGTTGGGGGAATCATcctcttcgatgacgtcacactcgTTCGAAATACTGGGAGATTAAATATGTGTTCTTCTACAACTAGTTGTGCTACTACGTCTTGAAGATCTAACTTGGTGACAATTCGCCATATAATACAAGATCTTTTCAAACCCGGACGTCGTCAAACATCTGCCATCCCTGTTAGGCTCATAAGGTCGAAAGTTTGACCAAGTTATGGCTTTTCCGTCACTTGATTCGAGATCTTGCCCGTTCAGTGTTAGTCTTGCATTTAGCCAAAAGATTCCAGAATTGAAATTAAAGTCTTTTAACATTTCGTTCTTTTCAACGCTGTCATCTTTCACAATAGCCATGTTGTAGCTGTCACAAGCTAAGGCTGCATCATACTGCATCTTAGGCGGTTCAGAAACTGCTACAAATGCTGGTAAACCTAGAAAGCAAtatttaaaacatcaattattg is a window from the Ptychodera flava strain L36383 chromosome 11, AS_Pfla_20210202, whole genome shotgun sequence genome containing:
- the LOC139144456 gene encoding uncharacterized protein: MIDDKREHSQEDKKFTQKVSETIELVDGHYKMGLPFKTERVRLPNNQQYALQGFKGLERKLRNNPKFHADYQKFMADILEKGYAVQVPNHELDRDDGRVWYIPHHGVYHPKIPEKIRVVFDCSAKFQGVSLNGLLLQGPDLTNNLLGVLLRFRQEPIALMADIEAMFHQVKVKEEDSDCLRFY
- the LOC139144457 gene encoding uncharacterized protein, which codes for MLEKELDIKNDKVYFWTDSTSVIKYCANETSRFHTFVDNRINIIREGSDRKQWKYVDTKSNPADDASRGLTVDKFLQNKRWLQGPDFLWKPESEWPTQEGISRALSNKDPEVKREISVYSTVLVEQEFAVEKILLRYSSLTKLKKVVGWFLLAKKNLQDRRRKEREEGTNEDITEKSCEKQIPPLTLEKLQGVEDAIMQ
- the LOC139144458 gene encoding uncharacterized protein, with translation MSDLPKDHITPEEPPFTRTGVDYFGPMEVKRGRITVKRCGEIFTCMAIRGVHLEVACSLDTDSCINAIRRFIAQRGQVRSIRSDNGTYFIAANKELKESIRKWNQEKIAETLHQQDIKWEFNPPAGSHFRGVWERHIRTVRKIIFFLFKEQPLHMTDEALQTLFCEVEAIINSRPITRLSEDPNNLEALTSNHLLMLKPKHALPPGLFQKNDNYVRHRWRQVQYLADIFWKRWVKEYLPLLQERQKWLEIRRNLNVGDVVLVVDNTAPRNSWSMGRITEVMQDKKGLVRFAEVKTRTTTLRRPVDKLCVLLEADAVDDSSEGHNNS